One Ostrea edulis chromosome 2, xbOstEdul1.1, whole genome shotgun sequence genomic region harbors:
- the LOC125682272 gene encoding uncharacterized protein DDB_G0283697-like encodes MAALTEEDLERMAMEEIVKEAKRNSERAKEFGSLGWQNPGKTANKRFLSNMLVSTLRNPLKKSVYNNSDRERTTSNSDSDNHRKPWHSQDYKRNSDSQKPRKSNTEFHVSEKNSSASAKMSFRGRNIIESHYRHDGDHRRFNTDRGAHRETGHRGQHRDRETDHRNREADHRADHRVRETDHRDRKTNHRDRETDHRDRETDHRDRKTDHKADHKDRKTEYRDSKSHNRYRTNGDIFPREGPPDGVEDVVHEDYMKYLHNYKKHMNYYEKVEESVLKKYSGEGKSSEVQDGFEARGSSKTTSEKHIVKICKKESKSWSDSDFSESERDFNTSKSLSSLKTNKKSKPVKRKHSGEKESKSKKKKRLKVEEGCDSRDTESLGLVTVEENRRDSDVNSDSVKGNNSALCDTESNQNEEALLKKKSKHKKHKHKKHKKIKTDNE; translated from the exons ATGGCAGCCCTCACGGAGGAAGATTTGGAAAG aaTGGCAATGGAAGAAATTGTGAAGGAAGCAAAGAGAAATTCAGAGAGAGCAAAAGAGTTTGGATCTCTTGGCTG GCAGAATCCAGGGAAGACCGCCAACAAACGGTTCCTAAGCAACATGCTGGTCAGTACATTGCGTAATCCCCTTAAAAAGAGTGTTTATAATAATTCTGATAGAGAGAGGACGACCAGTAATTCAGATTCAGACAACCACAGGAAACCATGGCACTCACAGGATTACAAGAGGAACAGTGATTCTCAAAAGCCGAGAAAAAGTAACACAGAATTTCATGTTAGTGAGAAAAATTCATCTGCATCTGCTAAAATGTCATTCAGAGGAAGGAATATAATAGAGTCTCATTACAGACATGATGGTGATCACAGGAGATTTAACACAGACAGAGGGGCACATAGAGAGACTGGCCACAGAGGTCAACACAGGGATAGAGAGACTGACCACAGGAATAGAGAGGCTGATCACAGGGCTGACCACAGGGTCAGGGAAACTGACCACAGGGACAGGAAAACTAACCACAGGGACAGAGAAACTGACCACAGGGACAGGGAAACTGACCACAGGGACAGGAAAACTGACCACAAGGCTGACCACAAGGACAGGAAAACTGAATACAGGGACAGCAAGTCACACAATAGGTACAGGACTAATGGTGACATATTCCCCAGAGAGGGACCGCCTGATGGTGTGGAGGATGTGGTACATGAAGATTACATGAAATACCTCCACAACTATAAAAAACACATGAATTACTACGAGAAAGTGGAAGAGAGTGTGCTCAAAAAGTATTCTGGGGAAGGTAAATCGTCCGAGGTTCAGGATGGATTTGAAGCACGAGGATCATCCAAAACCACCAGTGAGAAACATAttgtaaaaatatgtaaaaaggAAAGTAAGTCATGGAGtgacagtgatttttcagaGAGTGAGAGGGATTTCAACACATCGAAGAGTTTATCATCACTGAAgacaaataaaaaatcaaaacctGTCAAGAGAAAACACTCCGGTGAAAAAGAGAGTAaatccaaaaagaaaaaaaggttaAAAGTGGAAGAGGGATGTGATTCTCGAGATACTGAGTCACTAGGTTTGGTAACTGTTGAAGAAAACAGGCGTGATAGTGATGTCAACTCTGATAGTgtaaaggggaataactctgcTCTGTGTGATACAgaatcaaatcaaaatgaagAAGCTTTACTAAAGAAAAAGTCGAAACACAAAAAACACAAGCATAAAAAGCACAAAAAGATAAAGACAGATAATGAATAG
- the LOC125680251 gene encoding kinase D-interacting substrate of 220 kDa-like, whose protein sequence is MGTFKTQMLWESIRKGDLTGTIGLLESGNINLEERDNNGQTFLMLACEYGELNIVRELLEAHVDPNAVDMDNWSALLYCAKEGHLEIVIELLERGADIEHKDLCLWTALMWACYKGKYLVVQELLDRGANCNIKAEMNMTCLAWAAGRGHINVVKILIQKGAKVNTPDKYGTTPLIWACRKGYLEIVEALLNEGANNDVVGMNSWTALLVAAKGGFTEVVHQLLEYDPNVNAVDKDGFTGLTIAAKEGYNEIAHDLLSKGAYVNIKDRAGDTILIHAVKGGHIEVVRALIDKYADVDEIGAEGKTALYWTVEKGYVEICKLLLNSDPDLEIANKDEDTALLRAVRSRNELCVRLLLDKGARVGAVDKRGDTALHISLRARSKRITELLLRNPRNSRLLYRPNKANETPYNIDAYHQKGILTQIFGHRNLNANDGENLLGYEVYSSALADILSEPSLNTPITVGLYAKWGSGKSFLLSKLQKEMKMFTRANKEDHFTFCWALFIILLILNNVIGLTLAMTVRWELGLGVGLGLFPLDYIFLGVLHFLCHRHNLKYATRLSLLLGRKLQVTTSLLQVLFVNSKHPTTSTKYLDPTVKFLFSEGTKLTSVGGEKALAAMIATLGEALEREYGSVVARLFRVFKPHPDKPYTGRFKTLCCVPYFVIVYLVFLAIEIGAYLLVSHFAFNQFTYKNPVYSNITTPLAPHNQVEEYPALFGVLFAIAIIVGLAFIGNFYTWGQAILALLSPQKRRIMKAADRIGKIKMDGLMHVLKYEVDLMAKMVTFMDKFTENQTRLVVIVDGLDSCEQDKVLQVLDIIKALFSDEDSPFITILAIDPHIIIKGIESNIKTTFQDSNVNGYDYLRNVVHLPFYLQSQGMAIKKQDMAKSSSTFEVSANPESPSKARRTYQQQDSVLSGYSTGESSDKIRKQRQSSVCQSYTSSMDLTNTVTKTDYFSDVNPRSMRRLMNIVAITGRLLRAYNIDFNWHRLAAWINIIEQWPYRVSWITIYFEENEILDNSTTLLSLYEKIADKIPVSKEIDPLLEIDRNPRKMEAFLASKLSNNTLLNVKDLRRFLPCTINLDPYLRKLIREMQKNMDTQQPSFPLGPMNFPPTGGTPHTPTRRPETQRHVQQNLVPGGHMYPPHRLDPMAGMHPMLPYNMVPYYQQQFVGAPLQSGVGMATARDTQQNKGADPETTIQSYSDQALSTMSVDDICTLTKNIKGINPLQVPAYQNRIIDNNIGGVVLSTCDTEELREVLAMKFGDWQLFKSALIGLRQREMVNEEFEQFEPGFVKDHSKSDTAFESTSTQGGRGYSDIKYERMDKKGQQEAYSRTVKAEVSPPRMSRVDSAYQQVAFETGLLREAMINFTEDGEEEEMHNNVSFSADTKRGSLEDMDDSINSSESQPLLKRRPSSQAFSDGRRKESLGVVHETEEPEGPSAMFYLDETESAPTAESVREIGGAGIPLVTFHRGDHSNEDSV, encoded by the exons ATGGGGACATTTAAGACACAGATGTTGTGGGAGTCCATAAGGAAGGGGGACCTGACAGGAACAATTGGACTTCTGGAAAGTGGCAATATCAACCTGGAGGAGAGGGACAAT AATGGCCAGACATTCCTGATGTTAGCCTGTGAGTATGGAGAGCTAAACATCGTGAGAGAACTGCTGGAGGCCCATGTAGACCCCAACGCTGTAGACATG GATAACTGGAGTGCCTTATTGTACTGTGCAAAGGAGGGCCATTTGGAGATTGTCATTGAGTTATTGGAGAGGGGTGCTGACATCGAGCACAAGGACTTG TGTCTTTGGACAGCTCTGATGTGGGCATGCTACAAAGGGAAATATTTGGTGGTTCAGGAACTGTTAGATAGAGGAGCTAACTGCAACATTAAAGCAGAG atGAACATGACGTGTTTGGCCTGGGCAGCTGGCAGAGGTCACATCAATGTCGTGAAGATCCTGATACAGAAGGGAGCCAAAGTCAACACACCAGACAAG TATGGTACTACCCCGCTGATCTGGGCCTGCAGAAAAGGTTACCTGGAGATTGTGGAAGCGCTATTGAACGAGGGCGCTAACAATGATGTCGTGGGAATG AATTCTTGGACCGCGTTGCTAGTGGCAGCTAAGGGTGGATTCACAGAGGTTGTACATCAGTTGCTGGAGTATGACCCCAACGTCAATGCTGTGGACAAG GACGGCTTCACGGGTCTGACTATAGCAGCTAAGGAGGGATACAATGAGATTGCACATGATCTACTCTCCAAAGGCGCCTACGTCAACATCAAGGACAGG GCTGGTGACACCATCCTAATCCATGCCGTGAAGGGTGGACATATTGAGGTTGTAAGAGCACTGATTGATAAATATGCTGACGTGGATGAAATCGGAGCT GAGGGAAAAACTGCTCTGTACTGGACCGTGGAGAAAGGTTACGTAGAAATCTGTAAGCTGCTGCTCAACAGTGACCCCGACTTAGAAATCGCCAACAAG gATGAAGACACAGCATTGTTGAGGGCTGTGAGGAGTCGAAATGAACTCTGTGTGAGATTACTGCTAGATAAAGGGGCCAGAGTGGGGGCTGTTGACAAG AGAGGGGACACTGCCCTCCACATCTCTTTGAGGGCCAGAAGTAAGCGAATCACGGAACTGCTCCTCCGTAACCCTAGAAACAGCCGTCTGCTGTACCGCCCCAACAAAGCGAATGAGACTCCGTACAACATCGACGCCTACCACCAGAAGGGGATCCTTACACAAATATTTGGACATA GAAACCTGAACGCTAACGATGGTGAGAACTTGCTGGGATATGAAGTGTACAGCAGTGCTCTAGCAGACATTCTGAGCGAGCCGTCCCTCAACACCCCCATTACTGTGGGGCTGTACGCTAAATGGGGGAGCGGCAAATCCTTCCTCCTCAGCAAACTTCAGA AGGAGATGAAGATGTTCACTCGGGCTAACAAGGAGGACCACTTCACCTTCTGCTGGGCTCTCTTTATCATCCTCCTCATTTTGAACAACGTAATCGGACTCACGCTGGCCATGACGGTCAGGTGGGAGTTGGGGCTCGGGGTGGGGCTTGGCCTGTTCCCTCTAGATTACATATTTTTGG GAGTGCTGCATTTTCTGTGTCACCGTCACAACTTAAAGTACGCCACACGTCTGAGCCTGTTACTGGGCAGGAAGCTCCAAGTGACCACCTCCCTCCTACAGGTTCTGTTTGTCAACTCCAAACACCCGACAACGTCTACCAAGTACTTGGATCCCACAGTCAA GTTCCTGTTCTCGGAGGGCACTAAACTGACCAGTGTAGGAGGGGAGAAGGCCCTGGCAGCCATGATTGCGACCCTGGGAGAGGCGTTGGAACGAGAGTATGGATCTGTGGTGGCCCGATTGTTCCGAGTCTTCAAACCACATCCTGACA AGCCCTACACTGGCCGGTTCAAGACTCTGTGCTGTGTCCCGTACTTTGTGATAGTCTACCTGGTTTTTCTTGCCATCGAGATCGGAGCGTACCTGCTGGTCTCCCACTTTGCCTTCAACCAGTTTACCTACAAAAACCCAGTCTACTCCAATATCACAACACCTCTAGCTCCACACAATCAGGTGGAGGAGTACCCGGCTCTGTTTGGGGTCCTGTTTGCCATTGCTATCATCGTGGGACTGGCCTTCATTGGTAACTTCTACACGTGGGGACAAGCCATTCTAGCACTTCTCTCACCACAGAAGAGACGGATTATGAAAGCAGCCGACAGAATCGGTAAAATCAAGATGGATGGTTTGATGCATGTACTGAAGTATGAGGTCGACTTAATGGCAAAGATGGTGACTTTCATGGACAAGTTTACAGAGAACCAGACTAGACTGGTGGTCATTGTGGATGGACTGGACAGTTGTGAGCAGGACAAAGTTCTTCAGGTGCTGGACATCATTAAGGCTCTGTTCTCTGATGAGGACTCCCCCTTTATAACAATCCTGGCTATAGACCCTCACATCATCATTAAAGGAATTGAGAGTAATATCAAAACCACGTTCCAGGATTCCAATGTGAATGGCTACGATTACCTGAGGAATGTTGTGCATCTTCCTTTCTATTTGCAAAGTCAGGGGATGGCCATTAAAAAGCAGGACATGGCTAAAAGTTCTTCCACGTTTGAAGTGTCGGCAAACCCAGAATCTCCATCTAAAGCCAGGCGG ACATACCAGCAACAGGACTCTGTTTTGTCGGGGTACTCCACGGGAGAAAGTTCTGACAAAATCCGTAAGCAGCGACAGTCCAGTGTGTGTCAGTCGTACACTTCCTCCATGGACCTCACAAACACTGTCACCAAGACGGACTACTTCAGCGACGTCAACCCGCGCAGCATGAGGAGACTGATGAACATAGTGGCCATTACAG GACGTCTGCTACGGGCGTACAACATTGACTTTAACTGGCACAGGCTGGCAGCTTGGATTAACATCATAGAACAGTGGCCCTACAGGGTCTCCTGGATCACCATCTATTTTGAGGAGAATGAGATCTTGGACAACAGCACCACTTTACTGTCTCTGTATGAAAA GATAGCAGATAAAATTCCTGTATCCAAGGAGATTGATCCTCTGTTGGAGATTGACAGAAATCCTCGGAAGATGGAGGCATTTCTGGCCAGTAAACTAAGTAACAACACACTGCTGAATGTGAAGGACCTCAGGAGATTTCTGCCGTGCACGATTAACCTCGATCCCTACCTCAGGAAACTCATCAGAG AGATGCAGAAAAACATGGACACTCAACAGCCTAGCTTTCCACTGGGTCCTATGAACTTTCCCCCGACAGGTGGAACACCCCATACCCCAACGAGACGACCGGAGACCCAGAGACATGTCCAGCAGAATTTAGTCCCTGGGGGTCACATGTACCCCCCACACAGACTGGACCCGATGGCTGGGATGCATCCTATGTTGCCCTATAACATGGTACCATACTATCAACAACAATTCGTAGGTGCGCCTCTTCAATCCGGCGTTGGTATGGCTACGGCTAGAGATACACAGCAGAACaaaggggcggatccagagaCTACTATCCAG aGTTATAGTGACCAGGCTTTGAGTACGATGAGTGTAGATGATATATGTACACTAACAAAGAACATCAAAGGTATAAACCCTCTACAGGTGCCAGCGTATCAGAATCGCATCATAGACAACAATATTGGGGGTGTGGTCCTCTCCACCTGTGATACAGAAGAACTTCGTGAGGTTCTGGCCATGAAATTTGGGGACTGGCAATTATTCAAATCAGCTCTAATAGGGCTCAGACAAAGAGAAATGGTTAATGAAGAATTTGAACAGTTTGAACCAGGTTTTGTAAAAGATCACAGTAAATCAGATACTGCATTTGAATCTACCAGCACTCAGGGTGGTCGTGGATACTCCGATATAAAGTATGAGAGAATGGACAAAAAGGGTCAGCAGGAGGCGTATTCCCGCACGGTGAAGGCAGAAGTTTCCCCTCCTCGGATGTCTCGAGTGGACAGCGCGTACCAACAGGTGGCATTCGAGACAGGTCTGCTACGGGAGGCCATGATCAATTTTACAGAGGACGGTGAGGAGGAAGAGATGCATAATAACGTCTCGTTTTCAGCAGACACCAAAAGAGGATCACTGGAAGACATGGACGACAGCATTAACAGCTCCGAGAGTCAGCCACTGTTAAAGAGGAGGCCATCAAGCCAAGCATTCAGTGACGGCCGACGTAAAGAGTCCTTGGGGGTTGTGCACGAGACTGAGGAACCTGAGGGCCCATCAGCCATGTTCTATCTGGATGAGACTGAAAGTGCCCCCACTGCAGAAAGTGTCAGGGAAATTGGGGGTGCAGGAATTCCTTTGGTGACCTTTCACAGGGGAGATCATTCTAACGAGGATTCTGTGTAA